A genomic region of Ignavibacteria bacterium contains the following coding sequences:
- a CDS encoding T9SS type A sorting domain-containing protein: protein MKNKRLKVLKFAAVSIVLLALFFGFTSIEKSGDKSSAQRLNKVVGAYYMNINNLEMPLNNAGVFADVAIPPKTAGGKFDGHTFLFSGGFCMSGYVDLGTPNEFLWANGVATASRIQDYQPGPVGSDPTDPKNKLYIVRTDEEPFSASWQEWKDAVALGADFYDGDHDGKYNPVDKNGNGQWDPDEDRPDLLGDETVWCVINDGIPARDRRYTDVPPLGIEIHQTVFGFASSGLLGNMLFVRYKVINKNPDGKVLDSVYFSVWADPDLGDYTDDLVGCDVPASASGYAKTPPEGRNAGYVYNQGSDNEYGPNPPTYLVDFFQGPFVYTGNSSDTAFNIRGPVLGIDTLVGYKQLGISSFLQYFQSQPVEQADPGNRIELRYYTQGYNRQGRPLNPCTWTFGSVVGGVKCDQVDPRFFYSGDPFKNIGWLQTTAADERMMVNTGKFRLRPYQDTVVIVAALIVGRGKSALSSIQVAKKTSDFAQIIYDNNFSLPPTPKQPQPKIQTTENKINFIWNTAEAVNFAWKNFKFNGFELWTFRTKSIADEVAGIQNAKLLASWDIKDKIDDILEQDFSGEVKLLHPKGIQLDKNLFGNPFTGWINFEITTDPWTGGPIVKGKPYYFALIGYSINHDAISPVDPGGLTSNYIIGAYAGIGEMVNPKRIIEVIPGQDLNDPYVLKNDINLVGVSEASAYFEEIDKSKLTGNEYEISFFRNKDSVVYFMNWTLVNKNTGDTLVKSSNRYDNLIEEDFKYTIPIVDGFVPRITWVPAEIKPVKKSLNTDWIAAERSNISGVFYLGKDIISPYISPFATLGNERHNLITADKLAQIEIRFQPGKAYRFVSNTLGTQYTSAAGTTTGIGKPGEYFVDVPFQVWKKDTRKGIQQRLACAFVETRTAGGNPDGQWDPYLDLTKTREYILIFDQPYDENGQQMEYVGYLPTTGTKTYANLNGWNPPAAAGFTQEQIDRAKAKWLGAIYVVGFEKVDSNATWSSNDVYTIPISYPLTTADKFTFRTTRAGEGVTQDYKKSLMDRVTVYPNPLYAYNPTVGYYSDPNNPKNDEPFVTFSNLPTEVTIKIYTLSGQLLRVLTKNDPKPFMNWDLKNKDGLRAASGVYLAVVSSPGLGEKVLKFSIIQPQKQIKRF from the coding sequence ATGAAAAACAAAAGATTAAAAGTTTTAAAATTTGCTGCTGTTTCAATTGTATTACTGGCTTTGTTCTTTGGCTTTACTTCGATTGAGAAATCTGGTGATAAATCCTCAGCTCAAAGATTGAATAAGGTAGTTGGCGCTTATTATATGAATATTAATAACCTTGAAATGCCATTGAATAATGCTGGTGTTTTTGCAGATGTAGCTATCCCACCGAAAACCGCAGGTGGTAAATTTGATGGGCATACATTCTTGTTTTCCGGTGGTTTTTGTATGTCAGGTTATGTTGACTTAGGAACACCAAACGAATTTTTATGGGCAAATGGTGTTGCTACGGCATCAAGAATTCAAGATTATCAACCTGGTCCTGTCGGTTCTGATCCAACTGATCCAAAGAATAAATTATATATTGTTCGTACAGATGAAGAACCATTTAGCGCAAGCTGGCAGGAATGGAAAGATGCTGTTGCATTAGGAGCTGATTTCTACGATGGAGATCATGATGGTAAATATAATCCAGTCGATAAAAATGGAAATGGTCAATGGGATCCAGATGAAGATCGACCTGATCTTCTCGGTGATGAGACAGTCTGGTGCGTAATAAATGATGGTATTCCAGCAAGGGACAGAAGATATACTGATGTACCACCATTAGGAATTGAAATTCATCAAACAGTTTTTGGGTTTGCTTCATCTGGTTTACTTGGAAATATGTTGTTTGTTCGTTATAAAGTAATTAATAAAAATCCAGACGGAAAAGTTCTTGATAGTGTTTACTTCTCCGTTTGGGCAGACCCTGATTTAGGTGATTACACTGATGATTTAGTAGGGTGCGATGTCCCTGCCTCTGCTTCCGGTTATGCAAAGACTCCACCAGAGGGAAGAAATGCTGGATATGTTTATAACCAGGGTTCAGATAATGAATACGGTCCTAATCCACCAACTTACTTAGTAGACTTCTTCCAGGGACCATTTGTTTATACTGGAAATTCTTCAGATACTGCATTTAATATTCGTGGTCCAGTTTTAGGTATTGACACCTTAGTAGGTTACAAGCAACTTGGTATTAGTTCGTTTTTACAGTATTTCCAGTCTCAACCTGTAGAACAGGCAGACCCTGGAAATAGAATTGAGTTAAGATATTATACTCAAGGTTACAATAGACAGGGGAGACCTTTAAATCCATGTACTTGGACATTTGGTAGTGTGGTAGGTGGAGTAAAATGTGATCAAGTAGATCCAAGATTTTTCTACTCCGGTGATCCATTTAAAAATATCGGTTGGTTGCAAACTACAGCCGCTGACGAAAGAATGATGGTGAATACTGGTAAATTCCGTTTAAGGCCATATCAAGACACCGTAGTAATAGTTGCAGCTTTAATAGTCGGAAGAGGAAAATCAGCTCTATCTAGCATTCAAGTTGCTAAAAAAACATCTGACTTTGCACAGATTATCTATGATAATAATTTTAGTTTGCCCCCAACTCCTAAGCAACCACAACCAAAAATTCAAACAACTGAGAATAAAATCAACTTTATTTGGAATACAGCTGAAGCCGTAAATTTTGCTTGGAAAAACTTTAAATTTAATGGTTTTGAACTTTGGACATTTAGAACCAAGAGCATTGCTGATGAAGTTGCTGGAATTCAGAATGCAAAATTACTTGCATCTTGGGATATTAAAGATAAAATTGATGACATACTAGAGCAAGATTTTTCAGGAGAAGTAAAATTACTCCATCCTAAAGGAATTCAGCTCGATAAAAATTTATTTGGTAATCCATTTACTGGATGGATTAATTTTGAAATAACAACTGATCCTTGGACTGGGGGTCCAATTGTCAAAGGTAAGCCATACTACTTTGCACTGATTGGTTATTCAATTAATCATGATGCAATTTCTCCGGTTGATCCAGGTGGATTAACATCTAACTATATAATCGGTGCTTATGCAGGTATTGGTGAAATGGTAAATCCTAAAAGAATTATTGAAGTAATTCCAGGTCAGGATTTAAATGATCCATATGTTTTGAAAAATGATATTAATTTAGTTGGTGTCAGTGAAGCTTCTGCTTATTTCGAAGAAATTGATAAATCAAAGTTGACTGGTAACGAATATGAAATATCATTCTTTAGAAATAAAGATTCTGTAGTCTATTTTATGAATTGGACATTGGTTAATAAAAATACAGGGGATACTCTTGTAAAAAGCTCAAATAGGTACGATAATTTAATAGAAGAAGATTTTAAATATACAATCCCTATAGTAGATGGGTTTGTCCCAAGAATAACTTGGGTACCCGCGGAGATTAAACCGGTAAAAAAATCACTAAATACAGATTGGATTGCAGCTGAACGTTCAAATATATCTGGTGTTTTTTATTTAGGTAAGGATATTATTTCACCTTATATAAGTCCATTTGCAACTCTTGGTAATGAGAGACACAATTTAATAACAGCTGATAAATTGGCTCAAATTGAGATTAGATTCCAGCCTGGAAAAGCATATAGATTTGTAAGTAATACACTTGGTACTCAATACACAAGTGCTGCAGGAACAACTACAGGTATTGGCAAACCTGGTGAATATTTTGTTGATGTTCCATTCCAGGTATGGAAGAAGGATACTCGTAAAGGGATTCAACAAAGATTAGCCTGTGCTTTTGTTGAAACAAGAACTGCCGGCGGTAACCCTGATGGTCAATGGGATCCTTATTTAGATTTGACAAAGACAAGAGAATACATTTTAATTTTTGATCAACCATACGATGAAAATGGTCAACAAATGGAGTATGTTGGTTACCTTCCAACAACTGGTACAAAAACCTATGCTAATTTGAATGGTTGGAATCCACCAGCTGCAGCAGGATTTACACAAGAACAAATTGATAGAGCCAAAGCAAAATGGTTAGGTGCAATTTATGTTGTAGGTTTTGAAAAGGTTGATTCTAACGCAACTTGGAGTTCAAATGATGTTTATACAATTCCGATTTCTTATCCATTAACAACCGCTGATAAGTTCACTTTTAGAACAACAAGAGCTGGTGAAGGTGTAACTCAGGATTATAAGAAATCATTAATGGATCGTGTAACAGTTTATCCAAATCCATTATATGCTTACAATCCAACAGTTGGATACTATTCAGATCCCAATAACCCGAAGAACGATGAGCCATTTGTAACCTTCTCTAACTTACCAACTGAAGTTACAATTAAGATTTATACATTATCTGGACAATTGCTGCGTGTCTTGACAAAGAATGATCCAAAACCATTTATGAATTGGGATCTCAAGAACAAAGATGGATTAAGAGCAGCGTCAGGTGTTTATCTGGCAGTTGTATCATCACCAGGATTAGGTGAGAAAGTATTGAAGTTCTCTATCATTCAACCTCAAAAGCAAATTAAACGATTCTAA
- a CDS encoding TonB-dependent receptor plug domain-containing protein, producing MKKFLLVIWAVSLMFNYIYAQTSTGKLAGKVTDARTGDPLPGANVLIVGTELGAATNAKGEYFIINVVPGTYDVRVSFVGYATQIIKDVRIVAGITKELNIALEEATAELKEITVTSQRTFFEQKATNTVKVIDKEEISRVPVRGVQKIAALNAGVVMAEGSGGVDGNATINVKGGRGNEVLYIIDGVVQNDPYWNTAYTQVSNSAIEQISFQIGGFEAKYGQAQSGIINVTTKSGSSQYSVFGDVLTSTFTDKFGYNLYTLNIGGPFVPNQSKHTFFLSAERGWFLDQDPPAIPIEFKTPIRTAGDIVIVDPVTGNKQVWTPGMEIPAGADIRWENVAYSNGKTYEYRPHNTRGTWRFSGKTYHDLGIVTLRLGAIINTINRRIFDYSYVKNNSYMNPVYEQQNYSYSARISQNLGANAFWNLNFGYKIFKDKRTHPIFGDDLEKWGDTLYNPFIKLNGFYQGAFFDSDSIGIFSDEGSFDYAYSKNANYSYQIDFDFTSQIGKHLIEFGVGAQLHELHRYSISPMAIARNIRAPGLIKDKFTRYKERIPFYWGYNIYGDSFTEGDSVIPPKKPIIAYGYIQDRFELPDLVINFGLRFDYLNSKSDVIRDPQNPFKFGDPQNLDPEDFEPKKPEFHISPRLGIGFPVTATTVFHAQYGKFIQAPSLADIFTWPRHFQVLLTDGNRLARTGLISSEVTTQYELGFRQILGDNVAALGLTAFYKNTKGLINWTTTVFYRPTGEQNTYYGPSNADFGTIKGLTLTLDLARYHFIALSVNYTYQIAEGTGSSTSSSYVATFRNPDNSVPKVIAPLDFDQRHTGTVIVDVFIPEGKLGIFERTGLNILAEFASGRPYTPLEEQDISPQGGGETNYGDTKGYVNSRYGPGRFRIDMKLEKTFKAFGNMLITPYIWIDNLLDADNVINVYRSTGSPWTTGYLNTAKGKAVADSKPYPDLFRADYTTLERNPDNFGIPRMIKLGLKVNFSGIKF from the coding sequence ATGAAAAAGTTTTTACTTGTCATCTGGGCAGTTTCCCTGATGTTTAACTATATTTATGCTCAAACATCGACAGGGAAATTAGCAGGTAAAGTAACCGATGCCAGAACTGGTGACCCGCTTCCTGGAGCAAATGTTTTGATTGTTGGTACAGAATTAGGTGCAGCTACAAATGCTAAAGGTGAGTATTTTATCATCAATGTTGTTCCAGGTACTTATGATGTCAGGGTTAGTTTCGTTGGTTATGCAACCCAAATTATTAAAGATGTTCGTATTGTAGCAGGAATTACAAAAGAACTAAATATTGCACTTGAAGAAGCAACAGCCGAATTAAAGGAAATTACGGTAACATCTCAAAGAACATTCTTTGAACAAAAAGCTACAAATACTGTTAAAGTAATCGATAAAGAAGAAATTTCAAGGGTGCCTGTCAGGGGCGTTCAGAAAATTGCTGCTTTGAACGCAGGTGTTGTAATGGCTGAAGGTTCAGGAGGAGTTGATGGAAATGCAACTATTAATGTGAAGGGTGGCCGTGGTAATGAAGTTCTTTATATTATTGATGGAGTTGTTCAAAACGATCCTTATTGGAACACAGCATATACACAGGTTTCAAATTCAGCAATTGAACAGATTTCTTTCCAGATAGGAGGATTTGAAGCAAAATATGGCCAAGCTCAAAGTGGTATCATCAATGTTACAACTAAAAGCGGAAGCTCTCAATATTCTGTTTTTGGCGATGTTTTAACAAGTACATTCACTGATAAATTTGGATATAACCTCTATACCTTAAACATTGGTGGACCATTTGTTCCAAATCAATCAAAACACACTTTCTTCTTATCAGCTGAAAGAGGTTGGTTCTTAGATCAGGATCCACCTGCAATTCCTATAGAATTTAAGACCCCAATTCGAACTGCTGGTGATATAGTGATCGTTGATCCCGTGACAGGAAATAAACAAGTCTGGACTCCAGGAATGGAAATTCCAGCAGGTGCAGATATAAGATGGGAAAATGTCGCTTATAGTAATGGAAAAACTTACGAATACAGACCCCACAATACAAGAGGTACCTGGAGATTTTCAGGAAAAACCTATCATGATTTAGGAATAGTTACATTACGTTTAGGCGCAATTATAAATACAATTAATCGAAGAATCTTTGATTATTCTTATGTTAAGAACAATTCCTATATGAATCCTGTTTATGAGCAGCAGAATTACTCTTATTCAGCAAGAATTAGTCAAAATCTTGGAGCAAATGCATTCTGGAACTTAAACTTTGGTTACAAGATTTTTAAAGACAAACGAACACACCCAATTTTTGGTGATGATTTAGAGAAATGGGGCGATACACTTTACAATCCGTTTATTAAATTGAATGGTTTTTATCAAGGTGCTTTCTTTGATAGTGATTCTATTGGTATTTTCTCCGATGAAGGATCTTTTGACTATGCTTATAGCAAAAACGCAAACTATTCATATCAAATAGATTTTGACTTTACTTCACAAATTGGTAAACATTTAATTGAATTTGGTGTTGGTGCTCAATTGCATGAATTACATAGATATTCAATTTCACCGATGGCTATTGCAAGAAATATTAGAGCACCGGGATTGATAAAAGATAAATTCACCCGTTATAAAGAAAGAATACCATTCTATTGGGGTTATAACATCTATGGTGATTCTTTCACAGAAGGTGACAGCGTAATTCCTCCAAAGAAGCCAATTATTGCTTATGGTTATATACAGGATCGATTTGAATTACCAGACTTAGTTATCAACTTCGGATTAAGATTTGATTATCTTAACTCTAAGAGTGATGTAATTAGAGACCCACAAAATCCATTTAAATTTGGAGATCCACAAAATCTTGATCCCGAAGATTTTGAACCCAAGAAACCAGAGTTTCACATTAGCCCACGTTTAGGCATTGGTTTCCCTGTTACAGCAACAACAGTATTCCACGCCCAATATGGAAAATTTATTCAAGCACCGAGTCTTGCAGATATATTTACCTGGCCAAGACACTTCCAGGTACTCTTGACCGATGGTAATAGATTGGCAAGAACTGGATTAATTTCAAGTGAAGTGACAACTCAATATGAATTAGGCTTCAGGCAGATTTTGGGTGACAATGTTGCTGCATTAGGTTTAACTGCTTTCTATAAAAATACTAAAGGTTTGATTAACTGGACTACAACTGTATTTTATCGACCAACGGGTGAACAAAATACATATTATGGTCCATCGAATGCTGACTTCGGTACAATCAAAGGACTTACTTTAACCCTTGATTTAGCTCGTTATCATTTTATAGCTCTTTCAGTTAATTATACTTATCAGATTGCTGAGGGTACTGGCTCATCAACAAGTTCATCTTATGTTGCAACATTTAGAAACCCGGATAACTCAGTTCCAAAAGTCATTGCTCCACTCGATTTCGATCAGAGACATACCGGAACTGTCATTGTTGATGTCTTTATACCCGAAGGCAAACTTGGAATATTTGAAAGGACTGGTTTGAATATTTTAGCTGAATTTGCAAGTGGACGACCATATACACCACTTGAAGAGCAGGATATTTCACCACAAGGTGGTGGAGAAACAAATTATGGAGATACCAAAGGTTATGTTAACAGCCGATATGGTCCGGGAAGATTCAGAATTGACATGAAATTGGAGAAAACCTTCAAAGCATTCGGAAATATGTTAATCACTCCGTATATCTGGATTGATAACTTACTTGATGCAGATAATGTTATTAATGTTTATCGTTCAACTGGCAGCCCATGGACAACAGGTTATTTGAATACTGCAAAAGGTAAAGCTGTTGCTGATAGCAAGCCATATCCAGATTTATTTAGAGCTGATTACACGACACTGGAAAGAAATCCTGATAACTTTGGTATTCCAAGGATGATAAAACTTGGTCTCAAAGTTAATTTTTCAGGAATTAAATTCTAA
- a CDS encoding PorV/PorQ family protein has product MKKRSFLVVLLVFLVNVAFAGDVARKGTNGAEQLLIPVGAKSIATGGAFIGDVKGVEAIYYNPAGLDLAGRSEAMFSYMDYLADIKVSYFALSANLGDYGTFGLSFKTFNLGDIPITTFDNPDGTGATYSPSLMTAGLTYSKQITDRVSAGATLKVIYESITNVSATGAAIDFGVQYKFPNNMRLGVAVTNIGTNMAYRGPDLQVKNQIPDNPPGAGFGVYEPSTEEFQIPSYFELSTSYKYDFNQQNYLMLAGKFTNNNFYEDVLSFGLEYGFLNTFFLRGGYNYLLGSKPEDNIYGLTLGAGVSYSFEGSVFFDFDYAYRAVRDFPTGAQHVFTIKLGL; this is encoded by the coding sequence ATGAAAAAGAGAAGTTTTTTAGTAGTTTTATTAGTATTCTTAGTTAATGTAGCCTTTGCGGGTGATGTTGCCCGCAAAGGTACAAATGGTGCCGAACAGTTGTTGATACCCGTTGGTGCGAAAAGTATTGCTACTGGTGGAGCTTTTATTGGTGATGTTAAAGGTGTTGAAGCAATTTATTACAATCCGGCAGGATTAGATCTTGCGGGTCGTTCGGAAGCAATGTTTAGTTATATGGATTATCTTGCAGATATAAAGGTTTCATATTTTGCTTTGAGTGCTAATCTTGGTGATTACGGAACATTCGGGTTAAGCTTCAAAACATTTAATCTTGGCGATATTCCGATCACAACATTCGATAACCCTGATGGAACAGGCGCAACTTATTCACCATCATTAATGACAGCTGGTTTAACATATTCAAAACAAATTACAGATAGAGTATCAGCTGGAGCAACACTTAAAGTAATTTATGAATCAATTACTAATGTTTCAGCAACTGGTGCTGCAATAGATTTCGGTGTTCAGTATAAATTCCCAAATAATATGAGATTGGGAGTTGCAGTTACTAACATCGGAACAAATATGGCTTATAGAGGACCAGATTTACAGGTAAAAAATCAGATACCAGATAATCCGCCAGGTGCAGGTTTTGGTGTTTATGAACCCTCAACTGAAGAATTCCAAATTCCAAGCTATTTTGAATTGAGCACATCTTATAAATATGATTTCAATCAACAAAACTACTTGATGTTGGCTGGAAAATTCACCAACAATAATTTCTATGAAGATGTGCTTTCATTCGGATTGGAATATGGTTTCTTAAATACATTTTTCTTAAGAGGTGGATATAACTATCTGCTTGGTAGCAAACCAGAAGATAATATTTATGGTTTGACTCTTGGTGCAGGTGTTAGTTACAGTTTCGAGGGAAGTGTATTCTTTGATTTTGATTATGCTTATCGTGCAGTTCGTGACTTCCCAACTGGTGCACAACATGTATTTACGATTAAATTAGGTTTGTAG
- a CDS encoding GWxTD domain-containing protein has protein sequence MRKILIILISILIGNIFGQKLTESNVFLDYSRFKYNSDSVYFELYYGISNKALKVSDNINEAEIRVILKDQNDNLAGYRNFRIVNEINEQNFDGEKYLTGVLGFKVQPGQYALKFDVIDYFDSTNSISISFPLKISSISTKNFALSDIQLCSNIIENSDNEGSYFYKNTYETYPNPSNVYGEQLPILFYYIELYDLLKGENTNNLKLISKVIDAQGREKYSREKLIQRKYNSIVEVGAINITKYPSGTYTLAIYLIDSLNNFGLVSSKKFYIFNPQIKEEIVSKRTDADLLSSEFSVMTEEELNLAFEQSKYIATSDEIKRWNSLSDLDAKKNFLFNFWKQRDPDPNTSENERKIEYFERVKKADEMFRGSREKGWRSDRGRVYIVYGEPSEIDRYPNEMDAYPYEIWSYNNIEGGVIFVFGDITGTGQMILIHSTHRGEMHDENWFRRVQKSR, from the coding sequence ATGAGAAAGATATTAATAATTTTAATCAGCATTTTAATAGGCAACATTTTCGGTCAAAAACTGACCGAATCAAATGTCTTTTTAGACTATTCGAGATTTAAGTACAACTCAGATAGTGTTTATTTTGAACTTTATTATGGAATATCTAATAAGGCCTTGAAAGTAAGTGATAACATTAACGAAGCTGAGATAAGAGTAATTCTCAAAGATCAAAATGATAATTTAGCTGGATACAGAAATTTTAGAATAGTGAATGAAATAAACGAACAAAACTTTGATGGCGAAAAGTATTTAACTGGCGTTCTTGGATTTAAAGTTCAACCTGGACAATATGCATTAAAGTTTGATGTGATAGATTATTTTGATTCTACAAATTCTATATCAATTTCATTTCCATTAAAAATAAGTTCCATCTCGACAAAGAATTTTGCATTAAGCGATATACAACTTTGCAGTAACATCATAGAAAATTCAGACAACGAGGGCTCGTATTTCTATAAAAACACTTACGAAACTTATCCAAATCCGAGTAATGTTTATGGTGAGCAACTTCCAATATTGTTTTACTATATCGAACTTTATGATTTACTAAAAGGTGAGAATACTAATAACTTAAAATTAATTTCTAAGGTAATTGATGCTCAGGGTAGGGAAAAATATTCCAGAGAAAAACTTATTCAAAGGAAATATAATTCAATTGTTGAAGTTGGAGCAATTAACATAACCAAGTATCCAAGTGGGACTTATACACTTGCTATTTACTTAATCGATTCGCTGAATAACTTTGGACTTGTTTCATCCAAAAAGTTTTACATTTTTAACCCTCAGATAAAAGAAGAAATTGTTTCAAAAAGGACAGATGCTGACCTTCTTTCATCAGAATTTAGTGTAATGACGGAAGAAGAATTAAACTTAGCATTTGAACAATCAAAGTATATTGCTACAAGTGATGAGATAAAACGATGGAACTCACTCTCTGATCTTGATGCAAAGAAAAATTTCTTATTTAATTTCTGGAAACAACGAGACCCCGATCCAAATACTTCAGAAAACGAAAGAAAGATTGAATATTTTGAAAGAGTTAAGAAAGCTGATGAAATGTTTCGAGGTTCGAGAGAAAAAGGTTGGCGCAGTGATCGTGGTAGAGTTTATATAGTATATGGTGAACCTTCCGAAATTGATAGATATCCAAACGAAATGGATGCATATCCGTATGAAATTTGGTCATACAACAACATCGAGGGTGGGGTAATATTTGTATTTGGAGATATTACAGGAACAGGTCAAATGATTCTTATACACTCTACACACAGAGGCGAAATGCATGACGAGAATTGGTTTAGGCGGGTTCAAAAAAGTCGATAA